CATAGAACTCTTCCTGCACACGTAGCGAGAGATAAACCTATGAGACAAGCACCAATACAAAGCAAGGAAGGGGATCCAAAAGAAAAACCAACTCACAGACAATCCATGACAAGCACCCAACAAAGACTCCATAAGGAGATGACCTAGAGAAAGGATCAAAACCAACAATGAAATGGTACCCATATCACAAAGGGCAACAAACCAACAGAATCACTTAAGCAGCGAACAATAAAAAGAAAACACAAAGCTCTGTGGGCCAACCCCAAAACAAAAGGCAGAGACCGAGGAAGAAAGAGGCCCAGCCTAGGCAAAGGCAAAGAAACAGAGGCAACTTAAACTAGCTAGAAACACACAAAGAAGCCCTTGTTGAAGAAAAACTTGCATCGACAACAGGAAAGGATAACACAACACCCACAAGtgggaagaaaaaggaagagttcAACTAGAAATGGAGCTTCTAGCAGATTCAACCTCCAAAACCCCCAAAAGAAGGGCCAAGAATAGTCATAGACCCAACCCTGACCACCCACCAGACCCAAGCCCATTTGGttcatcttctccatcatcacCCTCCTCAGTAGCACTCATAGAAACCCTACCACAACACCcacctccactcattatctctaaCCTAGGTTACTCCCATTGTCCCCAATCTACATTCCTATTGATACAAATTAAGGATGGGGATTTTGTTACAAACAACCCATCCCATCGAAGCAAAAAAATCAATGCATACAACCTATCTTACTACAAAATGCAAGCTATTTAGATTACTTTTAAAGAAATAGATTCAAATTTTTAACACGTCTGTGACTtaacaaaaaatgcaagaaaaaaatATCTCATTTAAACATAAATTTTATTTCAATTCATTTTACCAATACAAATCAAATTTATTATTCAAATGAGCAACACACCGCTTGTGCAATATCTCTCAATCCTTTACCACTTGCATCTTCGACTTTGAATTCTTTTTTTGCAATGCCTTCCTCAACCTTCAACTCTAGCTCCTCTTGTAGTTGCTTTACCCAATCTATTCTTGGTGTTGCATTTTACTATGCTTGGCTACAAATAAAATATACCAATTAGCCGCAAAATAAGGGTTTTGAATCCGATTACAtgcataaataaattaaattaaatcaaatttgtGTACCTCTCATTCAAATTGATGCCTACAACTCCTCTTATAACCTCTTATTATTAACTTGGCACCCCAAATTATCTTAGCTACACATGGGAAATGTATTTTATgcctaataataaattatattatctCAATCTTGAGACATTGGATtactttaatttttaatattttatctttttagcATTAAAATTGTACTTTAAAATTCATAGGTTCACAAAAGTAGGGGGAAAATGCATAGGAAAGAGAACCCTAAGGAATGAAACTTCTGTGACGATGCATTACGAAAACGAAAGAAAAGGCCACAAAATTACTCTTTGTAAAGAGTAAAAATCATTTTGTCAATGAATTAAACAATTATTTTCCTAGCTGTGTAGAGATCGTGCACCTTCCATCCTAGCAGCAAAGGGGAGATAAAAAAAAGTAGGTGTGAGGAAATTTAGGAATACCATGTGGATAAAAAAGTTCCACAAAGTTAGGGAGGAAAAATGTGTgttatattaaataattcaaaccTATTTGGGAGCATGATGAAAAAGTTTATTTAAGATCTATGATCAATGGAAACACCAAAATTCTAATTGCACATGTGAGTCCCTTCCAACTTAGTAGACTTCTTACAAGCTACTTCTTTTTATTAATCTATTATTTAGGAATTGCCTTTCATATTTACATTTCATAATCATTAAGGATAAATGAATATATTTGTTATTTATGATATTTTACAATTGCCATTTAGAAGGTTTATATCATTGATTTTTTTGGTTGTTTGTGCTGCTAATATTTTTTAGTATTATCCACTATcgttttaatatttattttgtatttattttcatGTAATATCACATGATTAAATATGTCAAAAGAATTTAGTGTTCATACAATGAATAATGATAATGGTTGACTACTCATGTATATTCCCCTTCATTTTAAAATGGTAACAAATCTAATATTATCCATATTTATATTAAGTTTCTATATTATTGATATCTATATGTACTTTGTCAACAAAAAATTTGAAGGGGGAGAAATATGAGTTATATTTGAAATTGACCCCGAAGGCCACATCCTTGCAAAGGTGGGTTAATAAGAAACATTTCACAATATACAAACATTGTATGCAACTTTGTATGTTTGCATCTGCATGCCTTCTAAATCTTCATTGTGCATAGATTGAAGCAACATCTATTAGAGAAGAATTAAGATGTTGCCCATGCTTCCCTTCCAAAGCAGAGTGATTCATTCATGGGGGTTAATTCTTAGAGTGTAGAGATGCAATTTTATATTATCTCCCTAGGTAGAAAGATGATCCATGAAAATGCCATGCACATTGTACATGCAATGTAAAGGTTAGTTTAATTTTTTCCACTCATGATCAATTTCATAGTTAATGTCAATTCAAAGTTTGAATTAGATAGTTATGCTTACAATTAAAGAACTCTTATTAATGCTAATAGAATGGAAATAAGAATAAATAATCATAGCTAGCTATAAGAGCAAAATAGATGGAAGATAATGTTACAAATCCTACATAATTTACATCTTAAAAATGGATGAGTTAATTGAAAACTGCCAAAATATGTGTCTTGGCTTACAACaaagtttttaaatattttaaagtgaTTATATATTAATTACTATTCTTTGTAAGTGATCCAAATAACTAACTAATACATGAATATCATTAGTTTCATAAGAAAAAATGGTTTCAAATACAATAACATTTCCATATGGCATCAAGGCCCTTTCTGGCCATTTTCATTGTAGAGGTTACAAATTGGGGATGTATTCTAATCCTAGTTATGGAAAGCAGGAATCTATCTTTTTAAATTGGGCAAGCTAGAATAGATTAAATTTTGTAGGAGAGGCAACAACATAATAAAGATTGGTTGATGGAAAATTCATTCTTAAAGTTTCTCctctatttatttttaaaattgcatTCTTATTTCTCTTAGTTTTCAAGCTATTTATGATGAGATTTCATTCATACAAATAATCTATCTTATTTTGTGTCTACCATTTAATAAGGCCAAAGAGTTGCTAGGCTTTAAATTCAATATAGAGAAGGATGGAGTGTGAGAATTTGTATTTGGGCCTCTAGAAATTACCCTAACACACCCACAAATGAAAGATAGGAAGATGTGGTTTGAAACTATTGCACAATGTGGTGATCTACAAGAAAACTTACTGTTATAAGTTGAACGAATTAAAAATCACTTGCACATTTTAGAATATTTGATTAAGCTATTCAAATACAAAAGAGGATGAAACTTTTAGATAAGAAAAGAAACAAATAGACACCCCAAAATAGCTCATCTTTTCCCATCAATCTCTAAGCATTCAAAAGCCTAATTTTCTGGTTGTAGAAATATATTTTCTTATACATGTAGATAAACTAACACAAAAGATTGATGACATAATTACCAAAAGAAACACTACTTTTATTGTATTTGTAGGGAGATTTGGCAGTGAGTTTCCATCATAGCAACAAATTCTATTGCTGCAGTCataaatgaattttttatttctaaaaaaTACATTAATAGCCAATggagaaaaaatattttatctaattccatcaatCTGATTTTGAAGCAGATTTTATCCTTTGAAAAGATAGTCTCTGGTATAGTTGGagacaaaatgtttttcttttatttattctaATATAGGACATGAAATTGTAAATGAATATTCCAATTATGTTTAGTTTTTTTATGCCATATCAAATTGTCAATGCATTATGGCATATGTATATAACTATCTTTACATGCAAGGTCTAGTCCTTATTATTCTTAGCTTTAGtttttctaaatttatttattttctaattttaatcTCAATTCTATCACCTAACAATTAAGATCAAGGTGTTGATACTTCCCTTCAATTTTTCTACCATACCTAATTTTAAAACAACAAACTATAATTAgttcataacaacatcattattaTTAGTATGCATCAATAGTCTTAAACAATTTGAATTATTGCTAGTCATTTTTTTCAAAAGCAATGAGGCATGATTAGACAATAGTACATCTTTATAATAATAGTGgataatttgaattattactaatcAGTTTTTACAAAATTGAAGCTACAAAATTAAAGAGTTAATATAATTGTCAAATAcacaaattgaaatttgcaaacaTATAGGTTTTTTTTCACGATGACAACTTGAATAATTAATCAAATTTCTCTATAAGAAACACCAAATGAAATCATACCATATAGttacaaaatatcaatttcatccATATTACTTCTCTAAACTTAATGCAACACATTTAGATCAAATATCCATATGTAAAAGGCGCGAACTATATTAACATTACAAAATCTAGTATTCAAGaaaaaatcattttcataataTACTTGTAACATTTAAATTATTGTATACAGTATCGGTTCTATACTAATTTTTGCAAGCCTTATTCGAAACAATAGCTTTCTTgagaaatgtagattttaaaagCTTTGAAATTGTTTAATTGTGTAGCATTTACGATTCCCACGAAAGGATGCAGTTGTTTTACACTGCCTGAATATCTCTCTttgtctttgctttcttctctgATCTTGTTCAGAGCCATTTACATAACACTGCAACATGTTAGCATGGTAATTCTCATTTGCATGTGTAAGATTCTCCAACCTTGTAAAACTCCACTGCTCTATAAGATTCTCCACTAATTCTAAGTTCAACCTTGTAAAACTCTCCAACATTCCAAAGAAGTCTGGCATCAATCTCAACCTTGAATAACCCTCCAGCATTCCAAATAAGTCTGGCAACAATCTCAACATTCCAAATGAGTCTGGTCAGATTCCAAATTTTATATTAAcatacattaagaataaaataaatattatacacTATTTTATCAACTCTTATTAATTATGAatgtaaattatttatttaatatcatttaaccTATATTATTACCTAAAATTAATATAagtattttgaaataaaaattataagtataaaaaaatatatattacaatatgaaatattaaataatattttaaaatatatttttattaatatatcttATGTATATAAACATAATTTTATTTTATGAGATATACAAGGAACCATAACATATGGCAATAATGGTGCAATCATAGTTTTTTGAAAATGGTTTCTCCCGCTCTGCTCAACGGCTCCTCCCTTGCGGTTCTTGCTCTTCCCAACGGCTCCTCCCTTGCGGTTGCTGCTCTACGCTCCTCTACAGAGTTGTGCCTCGGTCTACTGTTGGTTGGGTCAGTGGAGGTTCTCACAATGATGGTGAGTTTCCCCCACTCGTGGTTGCTACTTTCAGTGTTGGTGTTGTGGCTTATCTGTCTGCTACATTGGGTGATTTTGCTACTGCAGAAGGTGCTCCTACGGTTTTGGGTACTAATGTCGGGGGTTTGGGTGTCAAGATCCTTGTTGGTGATTTTGTTCCTCCCAAACCTGGTGTCTCTGATCCAGTTCTGGATTTGGATACCTTTGCGGCTGTTGCTGATGCTATCGACGACCTTCCTGCAGGTGATAATGCTATGCCCAGACCCTTTGCTGGGAAGCGTAGCTTTGCTCGTGTGGCTAAATTTGTTTCCTAGCCTTCTAGGGGGGtttgtcctcttccttgtgccaagacctctcctGTTGTGGTATGTGGCCGTGAGGTTATCAATAATTTTGACTTCTATCAACGCAGCACTCTAGTCTGCAAATTTAGTGGGTTTTGGCCTTCCCTCCTGAACCTTCATcgctgggtgagtgattcttggaagccccatatttcttatggcattgagcttttcccttgtgctaaggggttttttgttgctTCCTTTGCCTCTACTCATGATCAAGATTTTATTTTGGGTAAGCTATGGTCTTGGGAGGATCACTCTCTCTCCCTTAAGCCctggactccttccttcaacccccttacgaaATCTCTCTCTGTTCGTCCGGTTTGGGtccgcctccccaatctccccctccatttctgggaaccttcttgttttgaggccatcggtaactccattggtagcttcttgaaggttgatgatgcaacGTTCTCCATGGATCATTCTACATTTGctcgcctattaattgatgttgacatatcgttggccctccctagggatgtggttcttatggttggggataagccTTGGACTCAACTGCTGGATTATGAGAGCCTCCCGTTTCATTGTCGAAGGAGTTTCTCAATGGGTCACCTTGCTTCTGACTGTTCTCTCTCTCGCCGCAAAgttgctgctacttggtggaaggatgctatggaagaccacttgacgattaatgcttcagattctgtttcggttgattcatcttaagatgaggtgccccttactgttgATGAAGCCCTAGTTGATGTTACTGTTGTTGTGGTCCCTTCCGCCCCCTTGGTTCCTTCTCCTGTTGCTCCTGCTTCTCACCTTCACTTTGCTCCTGGCGATTCTTCTCTTGCTGCTGCAACAGCTGTCTGGCAATGACTCTGTAGGGTCTTCCCCGCTTGTTTCTTCTTCAaaagttcctaatgatagtgttgcctggATGGTTGTTTTTCATAggcggaaaggaaaatctaaccaCCTTTCCCAAGCCCTCCTTTGCCAAGATTCGGGgttttctcccccctcttgatttgggttgggttgttgatggtttgacaagTTGGTTTGGCATGTCTGACTTTCtccttttggggtttgcacccctgcttggtcttttaattttgatagcctttggctttgtaaagggtcagTGTCGTTCTTAAcgctgcttttttaataaaaataataattttattttttcttgtattttaatattaaattttcaaGTAATAATAGCTTTTTTACTTTTATAAATTATAAGCATTCGTGATCATAACTTTATCATATGAAGATATCTTTTATTGTTGAATTTCATAAATAGAATGGATAGAAAACAAATATATTATACGATTTATGTAGTGTTCCatagtaatatttttattttattttttataagattattataattacaattaaaattaaattgataaattttttaaatttttaaataataaaaataatttcatattatatatttgtttaaattaaattcatctatttattataattttgaaagaaaattattaagttattatttttaatttaaaagaaaatattataataacaaataaataaaatcttagtcttttaattttttatgataCTCTAGActtatataattattataataattaaacaatataaagaaattaaaaattactttaaaataaataatatcattattttgatcaaaaaatatatttaatctAATAATATAGTTTAAATATGATATTCTTTTAAAAAATTTCAACACCTGCAAAAAAGGAGGCACCACTAGAGCAAGGAGATTGGGCATAGCGAGCGGAGATTAAAAAAAGACCAACAAACAGGTCAATTTTGTGATAGCATTGTATCTTCCGTGGCAAATAAGGATGTGAAGGTCATTCAATACACAACTATTATTGGAAGAGTGATCGAGGATAGtcaaagaagaatgaagatcaaaaagCGGATTAGCGAAAATTAGAAGCATGCCACTATTTCAAACTTCCTCCTAAAcgttttttattttaatgaataggCATGcactatattaaaaatataaaataggatacatattcacaaaaaaaaggtGGGTGGTAGAGAAG
This genomic stretch from Cryptomeria japonica chromosome 8, Sugi_1.0, whole genome shotgun sequence harbors:
- the LOC131047784 gene encoding uncharacterized protein LOC131047784 isoform X1, with protein sequence MKEQGLIDQMEGSNADTKGGVSPAMEEKGLIDGKEGSNADINDLFGMLEGYSRLRLMPDFFGMLESFTRLNLELVENLIEQWSFTRLENLTHANENYHANMLQCYVNGSEQDQRRKQRQREIFRQCKTTASFRGNRKCYTIKQFQSF